Genomic window (Syntrophaceae bacterium):
CTCGGGCGGGCGGCGACGATGGCCGCCAACTGCGACGCCGGCAACTGCCCCGTGGCGGGCGACAACCGCGGGGCCCGCCTGGGCGCATACCTGGGAAGGCTCGCGCAGCTCGGCCGCGACAAGCTCACGCTCATCACCTCGCCCTCGCTGCAGCACTTCGGCGATTGGGTGGAGCAGCTCGTCGCCGAGAGCACCGGCAAGGAGGGAAAGGGGATCCTCCCGGTGCTGCGCGAGGCGCCGGGCAGGCCGGAGGTGTACGGGGCGGACCGCCTCTTCGTGGGGCTCGAGGCGGCCGGGGAGCCGCTTCGCGCAACGTTCATCCGCTCGCTCGAGGATGCGGGGCACCCCGTGGAGATCATCCGGGTCCGCGACCCCGTCGACCTGGGCGGCCAGTTCTTCCTGTGGATGATGGCCACCGCCGTGGCGGGCCGCTTTCTCGGGGTCAACCCCTTCGACCAGCCCGACGTGGAGGCCGCCAAGGCCGGCGCCCGCGAGGCCATGGAGGCCTTCCGGACCAGCGGGAGACTGCCGCACGAGGAGCCGTCGCTGAGGTTCGGGGGCATCGAGGTGTACGGCCCCGTGAAGGGGGCGGACACGATGAGTGCTCTGGAGAGCTTCCTGGAGGACATCCCGCGCGGGGGCTACATCTCGATCATGGCCTGGCTGCCGCCCACGGACGAGACGGACGTCCTGCTCCAGATCTTCCGCACGAGGCTGCGTGACCGTTACCGGGTGCCCGTGACCGTGGGCTACGGGCCCCGCTTCCTGCACTCCACGGGTCAGCTCCACAAGGGCGACGGGGGCCGGGGGGTCTTCATCCAGCTCACGGCGGATTTCGAGGAGGATGTCCCGATCCCGGACGGCCCGGGGGCAACGGCGCCTGCCCTGACGTTCGGCATTCTCGAGGCCGCCCAGGCCGCGGGCGACCGGCAGGCCCTGCTCGCCCGGGGGCGCAGGGTCATGCGGCTGCACCTCGGCCCGGATATCGGCGGGCGGCTTGCCTTGCTCACCGAGGGGATCCAGTAGCCCCGGGCCGCCGGCACAGGGACGCGCGGGCCGGACATCCGCGTGCATCCGCCCCGGAGGCGGCAAGGAACAGAAAAAAGGAGGCAGTCATGACCATCGACACGATCCAACTCAAGCGGCAGTCGGCGGCGTACGCCGCCGATCTCGTGCAGTCGGGGATGATCGTCGGGCTCGGCCACGGCAGCACGGCCATCCACGCCGTGGCAATCCTCGCGGACAAGCTGAAAGCGGGACAGCTGAAGGACGTGATCGGCGTGCCCTGCTCGTACCAGGTCGAGGAGGAGGCCATGCGGTGCGGCATGCCGCTGAGGGCCTTCGACGAGATCCCCGTCATCGACCTCACGATCGACGGCGCCGACGAGGTGGACCCGCAGCTCAACATGATCAAGGGGGGCGGAGGGGCGCTGCTGCGGGAGAAGATCATCGCCCAGGCCAGCCGGCGCGAGGTGATCGTGGTCGACGAATCCAAGCTCACACCCGTCCTCGGCCGGAAGCGCTGCGTTCCCGTGGAGGTGATCCCCTTCGGCTGGCGCTCCCAGGCGATGTTCCTCGAGTCCCTGGGGGCCAAGGTTTCGCTGCGCCGGAACGCCGATCGGAGCCCCTACCACACGGACTGCGGCAACTGGATCCTGGAGTGCAACTTCGGGCCGATCGAGAGGCCCCACGTTCTGGCGGAGCGGATCAAGGCCCGCGCCGGGGTCGTGGAGCACGGGCTCTTCATGGGCCTGGCCTCCGACGTGGTCATCGCGGGCCCGAAGGGGGTGCGTCACATCAAGCGGGGCGAGGGTGGGGTCTCGCCGAGCGACTTCGGCAAGGAATTCTGAAGCCCGCCACGGCTGCAGCCGGGCAGAAACGCAAAACGATGAACCGCGCCGCAGGGGCGATCCTGGTTTTGCTGGGTCTCGCGCTGCTGCCGGCCCTCGGGGCCGCGCAGGAAGGGGTTTTGCTGCGGGAGGAATTCACCGATCTGGCCAACTGGCGTCCCGTGACGTTCCCGAAGATCCGGGAACACACCCACTACACGATCGAGCAACAGGAACGGGAGTCGGTGCTCAGGGCCGAGAGCCGTGCCTCGGCCTCGGCCATCGTCTACCGGAGCCCCTTCCGCGTCTACGACTACCCCCGCCTGCGCTGGAAATGGAAGGTGGAAAACGTCTACGCCAAGGGCAATGCCCGCACCAGGGAAGGGGACGATTACCCGCTGAGGATCTACGTCCTGTTCGAGTACGACCCGTCGACGGCCTCGGCCTTCGACCGGGCGAAATACGGTCTCGCCAAGGCCCTCTACGGGGAATACCCGCCGCACAGCGCGCTCAACTACGTCTGGGCCAGCCGCGAGGACGAAGGAGGCATCCTCACGAACCCCTACGCGTCGAGCGCGAAGATGATCGTCCTGCAAAAAGGGAAGAGAAATCTCGGTCGGTGGATCGTGGAGGAGCGCAACATCCTCGACGACTACCGCATGGCCTTCGGGACCGACCCGCCGGCCAGGGCGACCCTCGGGATCATGAGCGATTCGGACAACACGGGGGAGGCGTCGGTCGCCTACGTGGGGTTCATCGAGGTCTTTCGGTGACCGGAACGCGGCAACGTCGGGGAAACGGCCGCAGGAAGCGTCGGGCGGACGCGCCCCCGGCCGCCGCCCGCCGCGCTCACTGCGCCGCGGGCGTGCAGTACTCGCAGTCCCTCGTGGCGTCGCTGAGGACGTGCTCGACAAAGCGGGCGAAACGCCAGCACTTCTCCGGTTCGGCCTCGGTCCGGGGACTGTGGAACACACAGTTCTCGCAGGTTTTGTCGCTGCCGGTTTTCATCGCGGCCCCCTTCGCATCTCTCTGTAACGGACGGCGGTCGAACCGTCAACGGAAATCCGCGCGAGGAATGCGCCCATGAATGATGCCGAGGCCCTCGAGGAAGCGATCCTCGTCGAAGACCTCCACACGGGGGAATTGATCATCGAGCGTGCAAACGGGGAGAGATGGCTCCTCGATGCCAAGAGG
Coding sequences:
- a CDS encoding DUF3047 domain-containing protein translates to MNRAAGAILVLLGLALLPALGAAQEGVLLREEFTDLANWRPVTFPKIREHTHYTIEQQERESVLRAESRASASAIVYRSPFRVYDYPRLRWKWKVENVYAKGNARTREGDDYPLRIYVLFEYDPSTASAFDRAKYGLAKALYGEYPPHSALNYVWASREDEGGILTNPYASSAKMIVLQKGKRNLGRWIVEERNILDDYRMAFGTDPPARATLGIMSDSDNTGEASVAYVGFIEVFR
- the rpiA gene encoding ribose-5-phosphate isomerase RpiA, which codes for MTIDTIQLKRQSAAYAADLVQSGMIVGLGHGSTAIHAVAILADKLKAGQLKDVIGVPCSYQVEEEAMRCGMPLRAFDEIPVIDLTIDGADEVDPQLNMIKGGGGALLREKIIAQASRREVIVVDESKLTPVLGRKRCVPVEVIPFGWRSQAMFLESLGAKVSLRRNADRSPYHTDCGNWILECNFGPIERPHVLAERIKARAGVVEHGLFMGLASDVVIAGPKGVRHIKRGEGGVSPSDFGKEF